Proteins from a single region of Artemia franciscana chromosome 2, ASM3288406v1, whole genome shotgun sequence:
- the LOC136039429 gene encoding uncharacterized protein LOC136039429: MIVYIITVLLSVSLFAIFRNKQVTMIRSAVFLAFVALAFGAPTEEKSETVVVSAAPYATPYAAPYAFAAPYAAAGSPILGAPLLPKISYEKAEVKTYQPVVKVSAPEYQYKAVPVAVPTAYAAPYYAQPYAYPYAYGYPYTTVVKV, from the exons ATGATTGTCTATATTATCACAGTTCTTCTCTCTGTCTCATTGTTTGCTATTTTCAGAAACAAGCAAGTGACCATGATTCGCTCG GCTGTCTTCCTTGCATTTGTTGCACTAGCTTTTGGCGCTCCAACAGAAGAGAAGTCTGAAACTGTTGTGGTTTCTGCCGCTCCATATGCCACTCCTTATGCGGCTCCTTATGCATTTGCAGCTCCATATGCTGCGGCAGGATCACCAATTCTCGGAGCTCCACTCCTACCCAAG atcAGCTATGAGAAGGCCGAAGTCAAGACTTACCAGCCTGTCGTGAAAGTGAGTGCCCCAGAATACCAGTATAAAGCAGTCCCAGTAGCAGTTCCTACCGCATATGCAGCCCCTTATTATGCTCAACCATACGCTTACCCCTATGCTTACGGTTATCCATATACCACTGTCGTCAAGGTCTAA